The Deltaproteobacteria bacterium DNA segment GGTTGCCGACCGCACCCATGAGAAAACGCCAGTGGCCGGCTTGCAATTCGGCGGAGGCAAATTTGAGCGGCAACACTTCAATGCCGGGATACTCCGCTCGGCGAGCGGCGAGTTTGCCGGCGGGAACAAGGAGCACCATGTCCTTCAACGCCGCCGGATGAGCGTGATACTCGGACGCCAGAGCGGCAACGGCGGCAGCATCGTCGTTGGGCCGGATCATGGAGGTAAACTCCGGCTTGTAGTCCTGCGTCTGACTGTAATGAAAGATGACAGTGGCAAGCGGCTGGGGCAAACAATTGATTCCGGGAAGCGAGAGTGACGCCATCTCAATGACACTGCCGAGGGTGTAGCTCTTTCCTCCACCCTGGACACCAAACAGGCTGATGGTGTGGGTCTGGTTCAGGTCGAGGCCAATGGAGCGGCCCATGACCTTGCCGAGAATACCAAATTGGGGCGACGTTCCGGTCACCCCCAAAAGAACATCCAGGCTGGGGCTGGCGGAAGCGGCGGGCGGAGGCGCCGTGGGCGGCTGGCTCTGGATGTCTGAGGGCGGAAGCGATGCCGCACCAGGACTGGCAGGCGGCGCGGGGACGAGAGTTGGCCGGGGAGTGGATGGGGCGGCCGGACTGGGCGGCTCGGCAGCGGGTGGCAGCGGCAATGATTCCATACGCGGATGCGCTGGGACGACCGGGGAGCGTTCAGTGGCGACCGCTTCCGTATTGGCAAAGTTATCTGAGGGAGCCGTGAGCTTATCCCATGAGACCGTGCGAGCGCGTTTCTCGCGGATGAAAGCGGCACGGCCCAGCTTGGGCATTTCCTTCGCCAGAAATTGCATCGTTGAGGTTTCGGGCTGCGCGGGCGATGCGGCAGGCTCGACGACCGGCAAGGGCCGTGTTTCCAGATCAGCAGACTGGGCTGGCAGCGCTTCCAAGAGAGTGCGAACAAGGTTCACGCCAATGCGATGGTATTCAATTCCGTTCTCCGCCACGAATTCCTCAGTGCCTTCCTTGTCAAAATCGAAGACCAAAGCGCTGCGCGTGAAGCGGAGCTTGTAACCGCCTTCCATAGTCCGCAGGAAGAACTTGGCCTCTTGATACGCTTCCGGCGAAAGGAGATGGAGGCGGTGAGCGCGATCCACATAGAACTCGAGCAGATTGATCAGTTCCTGGGTCTTGATGATGCGGTCTGGCCGATCCACCGCACCGGCGCGATCGGGATCAAAGTGGTGTTGAAGCGTGCGTTCGCTCTGATGGATTTGTTCGGCAATCGATTGACTGAGCTGGTTAAAACCGTCGAGTCCCCCCGCAGAACTGTAGCATTTGACCTCGACCAGGCTGCACGTGAGGACCGGGACAGGCCCGGATGTGTCAAAGTCAAACAAACCAATGTCCGTGCGACGGAGTGTAATCTCGTCCTCCAACTCGTCCGTTTTTTGCAGAGCGCGGAACAAATCGAGGTGGGCATCCAGCGGAACGACCGCTTGATCGCGGAAGACGTCCTGAAATTCCAAATAGAGTTTGGCAAGGGCCAGTCCGAGGGCTTCCGCCCGCTGGGTTGGTGAGGAAGCCAGCTTCAAAGCGAGGCGTCCCGAAAGGGAGCGGAGTTCGCCGAGCAGTGCGTGCGCCCGGTTACGGTAGGCCGCCAAGTCATAGTCCTGAAGCACTTGCTCAAAAAAACGGCGAATTTCTGTCTGCGAGCGGGACGTAATCACGACGCGCCGGCCACTCAAGCCGGTCAGGTCCGGACTGTGATCAATCAGATACTCCGGGCGACGGCTGGCGGGATGATGGTCGAAGAACTCAATGCCGAGGCTCTTGTCCACCGTGAAGACCCAGTCACTGACTTCATGAACCTGATGCAACAGTGCTTTCTGATCGGCTTCCAATACGAGAGTGGAAACCGGTCGGAGCACAAGGCCGGCCTGGCCGGTAGAAATGCAGGCGGCCACAGTGGAAATTGTTTCCGCAAGGCGGGCCAGCAGCTTGGGCAGGTCTTCGGCATTTGGAATGGGGACGGGCAATCCGTGGCGAGGCCGTCGATGCCAAGCAACCACCTCAGCCTCCTCGATGTAGTTGACCGTGAAATCCTGCAACAGTCCATGGACCGGGGCACTTTCGTCCTCGCGCCGGGGAGGTTGGGCGCAAACGCTCTGAGCCGGAAAAACGTCGAACAAGAAACTCAGGTGAGCGGGAAAATCAGCGGCGCTAGCGCGAAACTCCGCAATATCTCGCACCGAGAACGTGAGTTTGGGGGCGAGATGATTGCCGGTGGGGGTGGCGAACGCGTCCGCTTCGGGAGCGGCCAAGCTGCTGGTTGGGGAAATCAGTTCGGCGAGGTCTTCGCCGCACCCGGGGGCATCGGGATCGGGCACGAAGAGCCGTAGATCATATCGCAAATCGCGAAAGTCTTGTTCCTTCTGAAGTTCCAAGAGCATTTCGACGAGCAACCGCCCGCGTCCTGCGTTGAAGCAATTCAAGACGAGCGTTTCGATATAGGGGTGCTGAACGAGGTAGCGGCGCGCGCGATCCGCGAGGAACGATCCGTCGAGACTGAAACTGCCGATGTTCGGTTCAGCGAGACCGAGTGCGGTGCAGAGTTCGGCGATCAAACCACGAGGATCGAGCTCAGACGAAGCGCCGTAAACCGTCCAAAGCGGATGCAGATTGTCAATCGAAGTGAGCAGTTGGCCTGAACCGGAAGGAAATACGGCCGGAAAGTTCACCGGATTCAGCCTTTCCAGGATAGAGTCACGGGTGGGAGCAATGAACTCCTTGGGTGATTGGGCCGTTTTTTCAAGCCAGTGATCAGCGAGGGTGAGCCAGGTGGCGATCCAAAGCAGGCGCAACGGGTGCGTGGGACTGACCAGCAGCGCGTTGCGATGGCTGCCGCGGTGATCGGCGAGATCAATTTTCGCCGTGTCCAGAGCGAGGAACGCCTGCAAGGCTGCCAGCGCGCGGGGCTGTTCGTCCGGAGGGGCGGACTCAGCGTGGCGCAGGGCCTGCGAAAGCACAGTGAGGTATTGCTCCGCGTAGGCAGCAATTTCGTCGCGGAGTGGAAACAGATCGGCACTTTGGACAATTTGCAAGCCATCCGAGCCGCTGACTTTGGCCAGCAGCGCGCGACGGCTGGCGCGGAAAGTTGCGATCTCAGGCAAGGCGGGCCAGGAGGCCGAGTCCGCAAACACTTCGGCAACTTGGGCCGAAGAAATGGCCAGCCGCCATGACAGGGTCTCGTCCGGTGCGGTGAGAATGCGTTGCTCCAGCAATTTCAAGACGCGAGAGACCGGGACGTGAACCATGCCCTCGCCGGCAAACTTGAACTCCAGCAATTCGCTCTTGCCACGGAAATCATCCCCTTCCACCCACGCGCGATGCTGGCAGGCGACTTCCTTTGGGTCGTGGCCGTCCGCGAGTGCCTTGAACCAAAAATGGATTTGCGCGTGGCTGAAGCTCGAAAACTTGGGGACAGCGCGCTGGGGCACTTCCACTTCGACATCATCGGCCTTAACGACGTAAAAGAGATCGCTTTCATTGGGCAACTGGCCGTCGTCAGCCCCGCTGACTAAGGGAACGGGCTGGCCCTGATCATCCACAATGGGGATGGGATCACCATCTTCCGTGCAGGGCAGGACACGGACGAAATGCCAGCCATCCTCCCAGTCGATGGTGGAGAGTTTGGAAAAGCTCACGGAAGCGTCGCGCCGATGCCCGGTCCAGGAGGTCTTCTTCTTGGTGAACGCCGTCGGACCGCTTTCGCGCGAAACAACCTGCAGCCGGAAGTGATGGACTGCCGGGACGTTTTCAGGCGCAGGGTCACAGTGAAATTTGACCTTGAAACTCTTTGTTCCCCCCCGGCCGACCACCAAGACTTGCTGACCAATCAGCGGTTGCAGGCGGGGATCAGTTTCATCTTCTTTCACCACAGGCAATCCCAGTTCGGTGACCTCGACACGAAGCTGTTGGGTCACACCCGCGCCGGCTTCGAACTGCCATTTGTCGAACGAGAGCGGCCAGTTGGCCTTTTCAGAAATGATGCGCGCCGTCCAGACGAGAGGATTTTCAAGCCCGGTCTCCGCCAGAAAATCGCTCAGTCGGGAGCGGAAGGCACGGTCGCTCAATTTTAGATCCAGCACCCGTCCACGGTCTGACTTGGTGGAGAACGTCAGTCTGTCCACACACTCCAAGTTTTTGGCCAAACGATTGGGAACGGCAGCGAGATCGTCCAAGAGGTGGAAATCCGGGGCAAGGCCCAGTTCACAGAGGGATGCGCCAACGATTTCAGCGTCATTGCCATTGAGCCGGATGCTGAGGAGAAAGCGAACGGCGGCGAGCGCGTCGGCCCAACGCCAGCCGCGCCCTTCCAGAAAGGAAATAATCTCCGGGACGGCCTGGCGCAAACTTTCGGGCAGATGTTCCAAGAGGCGGGCGCGCAGCCGCTGGAACGCATCGGTGACGGAAACCTGCTCGAAGGTGGCTTCCGCGAAGGAATCCTCGGCGGCGGTGCGGAGATCGTTCGGCACGAAGACGAGCAACGGAGGCCGAAGTGCGCCCTCGGCGAGCGGATTGCGTAACTCAATGAGCTTGCTGCTGGTAATGAGAAGGGGATCGTCCTTGCGGGCTTCGCGGACGAGGACATGCACCTGTGCGTTTGAGCCCACCGACTGCTGCAAGTTGCGGGCAACAGCGAGCATTACGGAGGTGTCCAGATCGCCGACCCGCATGCAGTGACCGGGCTGGCGATTGGTGAGAATCGCACGCAACTGCTCTTCGAGGATGCGCTGCAAGGCCGTGTTGACCTCGTTAGCGGTGACCCGGCGGAAATCCTGGCTCATGCTGCACCTCCCACCGGACCAGACGGCTGATGATTGATGCGATAACGTGGTGTGACGTGCTGGGTGATGTAGGCGTCCGACAAATCTTGAAAGAAGCCGATTTCGCGCAACTTGTTTTTGAAAGCCGCCTTGTTGCGGCGAATGGCTTCGCAGTCCGCGATGGTAGGTTCGCCGAATCCTTCGCCGCGCGGGAGGACATCGATGTAAAGGCCGTAACGCTCCCGGAGGAAGGTCAGCAGGCGATCAATCTGGATTTCTTCCGAGCGATAGCGGCCGGTCTGGTCATCGAAGCGCAGCACGGCGATCTGGAGCAACACTTCCAAGAGGCGGCTGTCGAGGATGAACCGGCGGGGGGAATTCTTGGACCGCTGCTGGGCCAGCAACGCGCCGGGACGATTCTTGAGTAGCAATGAATCCAGTGAACGAACGATGAACGTGCGCTGATAATCGCCACGCAACGCCATCAGGCACTCCACATACGTGTTGAGGGGATCTAGCTGCATGTTCTTCACCGCCTGCACCTCGGGATCAAGTGTGTTATCTTCCACGGCGGTGTCCTCCTCCAAGCTCATCAGGCGCGCGCCGAAATACTGTTCGCGGTCCAACTTGTAACCCTCTTCGAGCAAGCGAAGGACTTCACTGACGCTCAACTGCTTGTTCGCACCGCCCGGCAACCGCTGCGATTGCAGCAAATGCAGCGCGAATTCATCGAGCTTCTTGGTCAGAAAATAGGCGCGAACGAAGCGAGGGATGCGGAGGTTGTAGTGCAGCTCGGCACTGATCTCGGCCAATTGACTGACGCGCGTGCCGGGCTGATTCTGAACATCCAAGAACAGGGCAATCTGGTAGGGACAATCCCCCTGCGGGCGGTCGGCGCTGGCGGGCTTTACCGGACAATTTGCCGTCTGACAGATCGGCTCGACACCCTTGCGTTTGACGAGCTCCGGCAGGAGCTTCATGAGGCGGAGGTGATATAGCGCGAGATGAAAGGCGAGCAGGATTTTGAGATACTCCACCATCACCGAGCGCGGAATCTTGGTGCGATACTGGAGCAGGCGCACGATGTCGTCGGCCATCAAATCCGCCGAGCCGATGCACAACGGCGGCGTGGGCATGCGGGAATCCTTGAGCGGGGCGTCCTGGGTGACTTCGGACGTGTTCAGGCTCAGGAGCGCCTGGGTTTCCACGTCTACCAGCGCAGTGGTGTCCTCCAACTGGGTATTGGGGTCAACCCCCTCGAAAAAGAACCGTTTGAGGCCGGCGAGCGCCTGCTGGCCGAGATTGTTGCGCGCGTGCCAGAGGGTTTCGTAAATGTGCTGATCCGCGCCGTAGGCGCGGCAATGCGTGGGATTGCGAAAGCGGTAAGTGTAACCGTGGAGCGGGCGCGGAGCGGCGACCGCCTCCTTGCCCGCCTTGCCGCGATTCACGAGATCGAGCAGATGCGTTTCGAGCCAGCCACGGGTGATGTCGGGATACTTGCTGAAATCCTTGAAGCGCGTCGGTTGCGATAGGAAGTGCGCCGCGAAGGTGTCAATGGTGTTGTCCTTCTTGAACAGGCGGCTGTCCTCGCCCTTGTGGTGGATGCGGGCGAAAAGCAGGGTCAGGACACGATCCATCTCCAGCGTCTTGAAATCCAAGAGGCTGATCTTGGGCAGGCGAAAATGTTTGTCTCTACTCTTGAGTGCCATAGGGTGGCGATTCTTCGGAGAGGCGCATGGCCAACTGGCCTCCGGGATAACGGGTCACAGCATAGAATTCATGTCCAGTGGGCGTGAGCAACACTTCCTGATAGGGCGCTGAACCGAGGATGTTCTTGAAGACAGCGAGCGTGAGGTAATAACCCTGCAACTCATCCACCGTGGGGCGGTAGCCCTGGTTCAATCGATCCAGCATTTCAAACACGTCGAGATTGATGACCAACTCGGCCTGCAATTCCGAGCCGTCGGAATAGCGGAGTAGCAACGCGGTGGGCGAGTGTTCGAGATAGGGCGACGACTGGGCCGGTTCTTGCGGCACGAGTTCAAAGCGGTCGGCCGGGAACACGCGGTAACTCCGCACAGTGGCCGACTCGACCTGGCGCACTTGCAAGGCGAGCTTGCCCTTGAGGCGGCGATTGTCGAAGACGCCTTCGCCCCGATTCACCGCGCGAATGATCTTGAGCGCCTCGGTCTTGGGATCGGGCCGCTGGGTCAGGATGGCAAGCATCCGGGAAGCCGCGCCGTAGGGAATGAGATTGCGCCACGAATCGTCGCGCGCCTCGAAGAAGTGCCGGCGACGCAGCATGGCAACATAGGTGCGATGCTGTTTGAAGCGCGGGCCATTGTGGTGCGTGGTGATCTCGGGCGGCAAAGCCTCGTAAGTGGTTTTGAGCAGTTCTGCGTCGTAAGTGCCGCGCGGCGAGAAATCCATCAATCCCGGGGCGGGAGTGGGCGGATGAAAATCAAACATGCGGTCCAGTTTGGGATCGCTGGTCTGCCCGACCTCGATCTCGCGGAACAAGCGAAGCAGGCGGTCTTTGAGATCGGGCACACCCGTGCCGGCCCAACTGTTGAAGTAGAAGCCGTTCAAGAACGCCTCGGAATCGCCCCGCTCATAGAGGGCGTGAATCTCGTCGCAATCGCGCGTGCCGGCGATGGTGAAGGCGAGCGCGGAGCGAAGGTCGCGCAAGGTGATGTGCAGCTTGGCGCGCAAGGTCACCAGGCGATACATCAGTTCCAACCTTTCGAGGACCTGCGGCCCGGCAGTCGAGTTGGCAAAGGTCTGCGCGTTGTGATGAACGTAGCACTTGTCCCGCAAGTCGCAGCTCTTGCACGCTGCCCAGAACTTGGGCTCTACCAACCGCTTGACCAAGCGTTCGAGAATGGAGGACACATCGCCTGATGGCGCGACCACGCTGCGGAGATTCAGGTTCACGATGGCAATGCCATCCTCCGGTGAACCGGTGCGCAGACCGCGCTGCACGATCTGTTTGAGGCGCGGATACTGCGCGCCGAACTGCTCGAGGAAGTCAATCAACCGGCCTTCGTTGATGGCGATCAGGCGGGTCTCATCCTTGGGCCATTTGGACGTGTCCGCTCCGGCGAAAGGCGCGAAGAACTGGGTCAAAACATCGTCGTTGACCTTTTCGCCTTCGTCCTGGCTGCCATCGTAATTGGTCTGAAACTTCCGCCCCTTGATCTCGAACCGCGTGCCATTGCCCGTGCCGTAGGTCTGCACGTTCGCACCCTGCTTGCGAGCTTCGTCTTCGACCTGCTGGATGAAGGCCGTTTTGCCGTCGCCCGCGTTGCCGCTGATGAGCACCAGGCTGAACTCGCCGGCGAGTGTGGCGGACTGGAGCGCGCGATCGAGTGCGGTGGGGACGTAAATCAACCGGCCCATCGCGTCCAAACCGCGCGTGCCGGCGTTGGTGCTGCGGCTCTGGCTATAAAGGGTCAGCAGATACGAAACGAACGGATTGGTATTGGGTTTGGGCTCGCCCGCGGGTTTTAGGGCTTCGAGACTTTGCGTGCTGAGTTGCGCCTCTTTGGCGGCGTTGGGTTGGCGCAAGGTGGTGACAGCGCGAAGCGCCCGGGCAAATTCCAAAGCGGTCTGGTAGCGATCCACACGTTGGGGTGCGATGGCCTTGAGCAACACCGATACGAACGCGGGCGCAAGGTCCTCAAAGCCGGAAATCTCGACCGGATTACGAGCGGGCTTGTCCTTCGGTGGAGTCTTATCATCCGGCCACGGATACTCGCCGGTGACGGCCTGATAGAGCGTGATGCCGAGAGCGTAAATGTCGCGGTCGGCGCGATCGGCATCCGTTTGCTCGATGGAGCGGTCCAAATCCGGCGGAAGATATTTCAACGTGCCACCGCCGCGAGCGGCGAGATCGCCGGCGCGGATGGAGACGTTGAAGTCCACGATCTTCACCGCCTGGTTGGTCCACATGAGGTTGGCGGGCTTGATGTCACCATGTGTGACGCGGTTGAGATGCAGATGTGCCAAACCTTCCGCCACCTGCACGCCAAGTTGATGCGCCTCGTTGACGGACAGCTTCTTCTCGGCGATCAAGCCGTCGAGGCTCGCGCCTTCGACGTATTCCATTACGAGGAACGGCACGGAGTTGCCCTCCAAACAGCCGCCGTGGAACACGCGAACCACGCTGGGATGCTCGCGCAGATTGGCGAGGGTGCGATACTCCTGCCGCATCCGTTCGAGGGTGGAACTGCGATCCGTGGTGATGATCTTGAGCGCGCGGGTGGCCTCGGCGTGGATATCAATGACCTTGTAAACCCGGCCGAACCCGCCCTTGTTGCCGAGCGAACATTCCACTTGATACTGGTTGGCGAGCAATGTGCCCACCGCGAGGTTTGCATAATCCAGCGGCGTGCCGATGGGGGCGGGCTCAGGTGCGGACTCGGAAGCGGATGGGGCGGGTGGAGCGAACAACGCCTCGTAGCCGGCCAAAGCCTGGGCCGCCGTGGGTCGCTCGGCGGGTTCGAAACGGCACAATGTTTCCAACCACGCATCGAATCCTTCCGGCAGGCCGGCGACAAGCGAAGAGACTTTCTCGGGAAAGACCTGCGTGGCCGCCAGAGCTTCATCGAGTTTCTCAAACGTGGGCTTGCCGGTGAATAGCTCGTAGAGGGTCGCGCCGGCAGCATAGATGTCGGACGCGGCACTGCTCTGGAGCGGATCATCCTTCAATTCCGGCGCGAGGTAGGCCGGTTCAACCACCTCCGGCAACTCGCCTGCCAGCGTGCGTTCGCGCGGCGGACCGGGTCGGGCGAAATCAAAATCCAGCAGGCGCGTTTGACCGTCCAGACCCACGACCAACGTATCCGGCGAAACGGCGCGATGCAGGACGCTGCTGGCGTGACAATGCGCCAATGCGGCCAACACGTCCCGCGCCACACGCAACTTCTGATCCATGGTC contains these protein-coding regions:
- a CDS encoding protein kinase; amino-acid sequence: MAQVIKIGEPANEPENQAIRYLRDHLPADYRVIHNFELRSDDGQWFEIDIAVVAPHAVYLVDVKSTYGEIHVAGSRWHPEGRTPFASPLGKLRHHTRLLHGLFSNASTPPHQALRYVWCEAVVLLTTPDAVLRDPEGRDRDHTWPLQGCERQFKDVTRLPDRNPPPASTAPHLSHILSTIAGKARPLQGLPLLRSWQCEERLTANDFYTEYRARNTYASSPERVLVRVYRADPYLPADERKAQQERIANAYTALSRLAPHAGIPQARDFFQTDGGDAYVLVLNDTKGTSLRVHLTKPGLQLTMDQKLRVARDVLAALAHCHASSVLHRAVSPDTLVVGLDGQTRLLDFDFARPGPPRERTLAGELPEVVEPAYLAPELKDDPLQSSAASDIYAAGATLYELFTGKPTFEKLDEALAATQVFPEKVSSLVAGLPEGFDAWLETLCRFEPAERPTAAQALAGYEALFAPPAPSASESAPEPAPIGTPLDYANLAVGTLLANQYQVECSLGNKGGFGRVYKVIDIHAEATRALKIITTDRSSTLERMRQEYRTLANLREHPSVVRVFHGGCLEGNSVPFLVMEYVEGASLDGLIAEKKLSVNEAHQLGVQVAEGLAHLHLNRVTHGDIKPANLMWTNQAVKIVDFNVSIRAGDLAARGGGTLKYLPPDLDRSIEQTDADRADRDIYALGITLYQAVTGEYPWPDDKTPPKDKPARNPVEISGFEDLAPAFVSVLLKAIAPQRVDRYQTALEFARALRAVTTLRQPNAAKEAQLSTQSLEALKPAGEPKPNTNPFVSYLLTLYSQSRSTNAGTRGLDAMGRLIYVPTALDRALQSATLAGEFSLVLISGNAGDGKTAFIQQVEDEARKQGANVQTYGTGNGTRFEIKGRKFQTNYDGSQDEGEKVNDDVLTQFFAPFAGADTSKWPKDETRLIAINEGRLIDFLEQFGAQYPRLKQIVQRGLRTGSPEDGIAIVNLNLRSVVAPSGDVSSILERLVKRLVEPKFWAACKSCDLRDKCYVHHNAQTFANSTAGPQVLERLELMYRLVTLRAKLHITLRDLRSALAFTIAGTRDCDEIHALYERGDSEAFLNGFYFNSWAGTGVPDLKDRLLRLFREIEVGQTSDPKLDRMFDFHPPTPAPGLMDFSPRGTYDAELLKTTYEALPPEITTHHNGPRFKQHRTYVAMLRRRHFFEARDDSWRNLIPYGAASRMLAILTQRPDPKTEALKIIRAVNRGEGVFDNRRLKGKLALQVRQVESATVRSYRVFPADRFELVPQEPAQSSPYLEHSPTALLLRYSDGSELQAELVINLDVFEMLDRLNQGYRPTVDELQGYYLTLAVFKNILGSAPYQEVLLTPTGHEFYAVTRYPGGQLAMRLSEESPPYGTQE
- a CDS encoding ATP-binding protein, with amino-acid sequence MSQDFRRVTANEVNTALQRILEEQLRAILTNRQPGHCMRVGDLDTSVMLAVARNLQQSVGSNAQVHVLVREARKDDPLLITSSKLIELRNPLAEGALRPPLLVFVPNDLRTAAEDSFAEATFEQVSVTDAFQRLRARLLEHLPESLRQAVPEIISFLEGRGWRWADALAAVRFLLSIRLNGNDAEIVGASLCELGLAPDFHLLDDLAAVPNRLAKNLECVDRLTFSTKSDRGRVLDLKLSDRAFRSRLSDFLAETGLENPLVWTARIISEKANWPLSFDKWQFEAGAGVTQQLRVEVTELGLPVVKEDETDPRLQPLIGQQVLVVGRGGTKSFKVKFHCDPAPENVPAVHHFRLQVVSRESGPTAFTKKKTSWTGHRRDASVSFSKLSTIDWEDGWHFVRVLPCTEDGDPIPIVDDQGQPVPLVSGADDGQLPNESDLFYVVKADDVEVEVPQRAVPKFSSFSHAQIHFWFKALADGHDPKEVACQHRAWVEGDDFRGKSELLEFKFAGEGMVHVPVSRVLKLLEQRILTAPDETLSWRLAISSAQVAEVFADSASWPALPEIATFRASRRALLAKVSGSDGLQIVQSADLFPLRDEIAAYAEQYLTVLSQALRHAESAPPDEQPRALAALQAFLALDTAKIDLADHRGSHRNALLVSPTHPLRLLWIATWLTLADHWLEKTAQSPKEFIAPTRDSILERLNPVNFPAVFPSGSGQLLTSIDNLHPLWTVYGASSELDPRGLIAELCTALGLAEPNIGSFSLDGSFLADRARRYLVQHPYIETLVLNCFNAGRGRLLVEMLLELQKEQDFRDLRYDLRLFVPDPDAPGCGEDLAELISPTSSLAAPEADAFATPTGNHLAPKLTFSVRDIAEFRASAADFPAHLSFLFDVFPAQSVCAQPPRREDESAPVHGLLQDFTVNYIEEAEVVAWHRRPRHGLPVPIPNAEDLPKLLARLAETISTVAACISTGQAGLVLRPVSTLVLEADQKALLHQVHEVSDWVFTVDKSLGIEFFDHHPASRRPEYLIDHSPDLTGLSGRRVVITSRSQTEIRRFFEQVLQDYDLAAYRNRAHALLGELRSLSGRLALKLASSPTQRAEALGLALAKLYLEFQDVFRDQAVVPLDAHLDLFRALQKTDELEDEITLRRTDIGLFDFDTSGPVPVLTCSLVEVKCYSSAGGLDGFNQLSQSIAEQIHQSERTLQHHFDPDRAGAVDRPDRIIKTQELINLLEFYVDRAHRLHLLSPEAYQEAKFFLRTMEGGYKLRFTRSALVFDFDKEGTEEFVAENGIEYHRIGVNLVRTLLEALPAQSADLETRPLPVVEPAASPAQPETSTMQFLAKEMPKLGRAAFIREKRARTVSWDKLTAPSDNFANTEAVATERSPVVPAHPRMESLPLPPAAEPPSPAAPSTPRPTLVPAPPASPGAASLPPSDIQSQPPTAPPPAASASPSLDVLLGVTGTSPQFGILGKVMGRSIGLDLNQTHTISLFGVQGGGKSYTLGSVIEMASLSLPGINCLPQPLATVIFHYSQTQDYKPEFTSMIRPNDDAAAVAALASEYHAHPAALKDMVLLVPAGKLAARRAEYPGIEVLPLKFASAELQAGHWRFLMGAVGNQATYIRRLNQIMRAMRDGMTLEGLRAAINQAGLPDNLNELANMRLDLAADYIDDAVRISDLIRPGRLLIVDLRDEFIEKDEALGLFVVLLQLFGDATFNGQSFNKLVVFDEAHKYIGNPDLVDGLVSVVREMRHKGTSILVASQDPPSVPVSLIELSSQIILHRFNSPAWLKHIQKANAALLNLTPEQLARLHPGEAFVWSSKATDPLFFREAVKVKLRPRATLHGGATKTAISP